The following coding sequences lie in one Sphingobium sp. KCTC 72723 genomic window:
- a CDS encoding LLM class flavin-dependent oxidoreductase, with protein sequence MDVGLGLTFQNLKDQVSDNEVYRHELALAAGAEDRGFDSVWTPEHHFTGYMMTPNVPQFLSWVAAKTKRIKLGTTVTVLPWQNPVRIAESFLLLDQLSEGRAILGIGRGLGKGEFDGFQVPMGEARHRFREYAEALLAALETGVMEYDGKYLQQPRVELRPRPYASYRGRVFASAVSPESVKLMANLDVGLMIIAQKPWDRVAEDVKSYRDRFFAMQGRPAPKPVVVAFVAVNEDAAKAQEMRDKYLVEYARSTSSFYQFGNKEFEKIEGYEYYGALASSVEKHGIEKFNNFLADLQIWGRPEEVVEKLKAMVDRFDVGSFIIYTQFGDMPFDVGRDNTELFASKVLPHLKDIDVSVPAASPPPLQSVA encoded by the coding sequence ATGGATGTGGGTTTGGGGCTGACGTTCCAGAATCTGAAGGATCAGGTCAGCGATAACGAGGTTTACCGGCACGAACTGGCCCTGGCGGCAGGGGCGGAGGATCGCGGCTTCGATTCCGTCTGGACCCCGGAGCATCATTTCACCGGCTATATGATGACCCCCAACGTCCCCCAGTTCCTGTCCTGGGTCGCGGCCAAGACCAAACGCATCAAGCTGGGCACCACGGTTACGGTCCTGCCATGGCAAAACCCGGTCCGCATCGCCGAAAGCTTCCTGCTGCTCGACCAATTGTCGGAAGGGCGCGCGATTTTGGGCATTGGCCGGGGTCTGGGCAAGGGCGAGTTTGACGGGTTCCAGGTGCCGATGGGCGAAGCACGCCACCGGTTCCGCGAATATGCCGAAGCGCTGCTCGCTGCCCTGGAGACCGGGGTCATGGAATATGACGGCAAATATCTGCAACAGCCGCGCGTCGAATTGCGCCCGCGGCCCTATGCCAGCTATCGTGGCCGGGTGTTCGCATCGGCGGTATCGCCGGAGTCGGTCAAGCTGATGGCAAATCTCGACGTTGGCCTGATGATCATCGCCCAGAAGCCCTGGGACCGGGTGGCCGAAGATGTGAAAAGCTATCGCGACCGCTTCTTCGCCATGCAGGGGCGCCCCGCCCCCAAGCCGGTCGTCGTCGCCTTCGTCGCGGTGAACGAAGATGCCGCCAAGGCGCAGGAAATGCGCGACAAATATCTGGTCGAATATGCCCGATCCACATCCTCCTTCTACCAGTTCGGCAACAAGGAATTTGAGAAGATCGAGGGCTATGAATATTATGGCGCTCTGGCCAGCAGCGTCGAGAAACATGGTATCGAGAAGTTCAATAATTTCCTGGCCGATCTCCAGATATGGGGACGCCCTGAAGAGGTGGTGGAGAAGCTCAAGGCAATGGTCGATCGCTTCGACGTGGGCAGCTTCATCATCTACACCCAGTTCGGCGACATGCCCTTCGATGTCGGTCGGG
- a CDS encoding class I adenylate-forming enzyme family protein: MIEVIAERRRAISDRHPIWEGMTVDAYLARVQCHFATKPLVITDAETLDYASVHAQSARFAAALCGMGIARGDRVGLLLANYPITVSLMFAIWRAGGVAVAINTLYAPKDLEYAVREAGCNVLISMARFGSRRYDLELDAQVPGWRTGDCAALPELRAGLVYDAEAPQAFFDSLPVGALPSQGAEPHDPAVIMFTSGTTGSPKGVVQTHDNLLRAAYAGAYHQAFDEGRRAVFSLPLYHGFGLVVGLLSGMIVGGSIVPLLRFDADALLAATQRHRATYLMGVPTMTIAMMERAKVKSYDLGSLTAVHSAAAPTPSWVWRDIQETFGCEEIFTSYGQTEATATIVCTQPGDPIDIVAETQGCIVQAGVAGIAEQDGRICEFKTIDPVTGADLPPGVAGELCTRGPMNSLGYFRRPEETEKLFLPGGWLRTGDLGQFRPDGNLFLTGRSKELYKSRGELVSPKELEQLVTTHPAIGQAFFIGMPDDRWGECGCAWMVRAEGHAVSDEDILVWLRPQVAGYKLPRDIWFIAEEDLPKTGTGKVQKNILKDMALAHLATQRGAA, encoded by the coding sequence GTGATCGAGGTCATAGCAGAACGACGGCGGGCCATTTCCGATCGGCATCCCATCTGGGAAGGCATGACGGTGGATGCCTATCTCGCACGGGTGCAGTGCCATTTCGCGACGAAGCCTCTCGTCATCACGGATGCAGAAACGCTAGATTATGCGTCGGTCCATGCGCAGTCCGCGCGATTTGCTGCGGCCCTGTGCGGAATGGGCATTGCCCGCGGTGATCGCGTGGGGCTGTTGCTGGCCAATTATCCGATCACGGTATCGCTGATGTTCGCCATCTGGCGCGCGGGCGGCGTCGCCGTGGCGATCAACACGCTCTATGCGCCCAAGGATCTGGAATATGCGGTTCGGGAAGCGGGCTGCAATGTCCTGATCAGCATGGCGCGCTTCGGGTCGCGCCGTTATGATCTGGAACTGGACGCCCAGGTTCCCGGCTGGCGCACCGGCGATTGCGCCGCCCTGCCGGAATTACGCGCGGGCCTGGTCTATGATGCGGAAGCGCCCCAGGCCTTTTTCGACTCTCTGCCGGTGGGCGCGTTGCCGTCGCAAGGGGCGGAGCCGCATGATCCCGCCGTCATCATGTTCACGTCCGGCACGACCGGATCGCCCAAGGGGGTCGTGCAGACCCATGACAATCTGCTGCGCGCGGCCTATGCGGGAGCCTATCATCAGGCATTCGATGAAGGGCGACGCGCGGTGTTCTCGCTGCCGCTCTATCATGGCTTCGGACTGGTCGTGGGCCTGCTGTCCGGCATGATCGTTGGCGGGTCGATCGTCCCGCTGCTCCGCTTCGATGCCGACGCGCTGCTGGCCGCGACACAGCGCCACCGCGCGACCTATTTGATGGGCGTACCCACGATGACGATCGCGATGATGGAGCGGGCGAAGGTCAAATCCTATGATCTTGGTTCGCTCACCGCCGTCCACAGCGCGGCTGCGCCGACCCCCAGTTGGGTGTGGCGGGACATTCAGGAGACGTTCGGTTGCGAAGAAATTTTCACCAGCTATGGCCAGACCGAAGCGACGGCGACGATCGTCTGCACCCAGCCGGGTGATCCGATCGACATTGTAGCAGAGACGCAAGGGTGCATCGTGCAGGCAGGCGTAGCCGGGATCGCCGAGCAGGACGGCCGGATTTGCGAATTCAAGACCATCGATCCCGTCACTGGCGCTGATCTGCCGCCGGGCGTCGCGGGCGAACTCTGCACGCGGGGGCCAATGAATAGTCTTGGCTATTTCCGCCGACCGGAGGAAACGGAAAAGCTGTTTCTGCCGGGCGGATGGCTGCGCACCGGCGATCTGGGGCAGTTTCGGCCTGACGGGAACCTGTTCCTGACCGGACGGTCGAAGGAATTGTACAAGAGCCGGGGCGAGTTGGTGTCGCCCAAGGAACTGGAGCAGCTCGTCACCACTCATCCCGCGATCGGCCAGGCGTTCTTCATCGGTATGCCCGACGATCGCTGGGGCGAGTGCGGCTGCGCATGGATGGTGCGCGCGGAGGGCCATGCCGTTTCGGACGAAGACATCCTCGTCTGGCTGAGGCCGCAGGTGGCCGGGTATAAATTGCCGCGCGACATCTGGTTCATCGCGGAAGAGGATTTGCCGAAAACCGGCACGGGCAAGGTCCAGAAGAACATCCTGAAAGACATGGCGCTGGCCCACCTCGCCACGCAACGCGGCGCAGCCTGA